A stretch of Campylobacter showae DNA encodes these proteins:
- the aroC gene encoding chorismate synthase — MNTFGRKLTLTTFGESHGAAIGGVIDGFPAGVRIDLNFIQSELDKRKPGDSKFATARSEGDRVEILSGVFDGLSTGTPIGFIIRNENQKSGDYENLRELFRPGHADYAYYRKYGIRDHRGGGRSSARETAVRVAGGAIAQILLGEFGVSVQSGVASVGEISCGERLDFDLAARSEIFSLGNEEAMKEEILKAKQGHDSVGASVVTVIRGAPAGLGEGLYYKFDAAIAAAMMGINGVKAVEIGEGANASKMRGSQNNDSMGAAYAGVNLSVGNPNLDDADELSNLNGGKFDEFKSACRDSNSDEKFSFASNHAGGTLGGMTSGQEIVIKTHFKPTPSIFLSQPTQNVRGEDVICELRGRHDPCIGVRGSVVATAMARLVTADMLLLNLSANLANLKKIYG; from the coding sequence GTGAACACCTTTGGACGCAAACTAACGCTAACGACGTTTGGCGAGAGTCACGGAGCGGCTATTGGCGGCGTGATAGACGGCTTTCCTGCAGGCGTGCGCATTGATCTAAATTTTATCCAAAGCGAGCTTGACAAACGAAAGCCGGGCGACTCAAAATTTGCCACAGCCAGGAGCGAGGGTGACCGCGTGGAGATTTTAAGCGGCGTGTTTGATGGCCTAAGCACCGGCACTCCGATCGGCTTTATCATTCGAAACGAAAATCAAAAATCGGGCGATTATGAAAATTTACGCGAGCTCTTTCGTCCCGGGCACGCCGACTACGCCTACTACCGCAAATACGGCATCCGCGACCACAGAGGCGGTGGACGCAGCTCGGCTAGAGAGACGGCCGTGCGCGTGGCCGGCGGCGCGATAGCTCAAATTTTGCTGGGAGAGTTTGGCGTCAGCGTACAAAGCGGCGTGGCTAGCGTGGGCGAAATTTCGTGCGGCGAGCGGTTAGACTTTGATCTCGCGGCGCGCTCGGAGATATTTTCGCTAGGCAACGAAGAAGCGATGAAAGAGGAAATCCTAAAAGCCAAACAGGGGCACGACAGCGTCGGAGCTAGCGTCGTAACGGTGATCCGCGGCGCACCGGCGGGGCTTGGCGAGGGGTTATACTATAAATTTGACGCGGCTATCGCGGCTGCGATGATGGGCATAAACGGCGTCAAAGCCGTAGAGATCGGCGAGGGCGCAAATGCCAGCAAGATGCGCGGCAGCCAAAATAACGACTCGATGGGCGCGGCGTATGCGGGCGTAAATTTGAGTGTGGGTAACCCTAATCTTGACGATGCGGACGAGCTATCAAATTTAAACGGCGGCAAATTTGACGAATTTAAAAGCGCTTGCCGTGACTCAAATTCGGATGAAAAATTCAGCTTTGCCTCAAATCACGCGGGCGGAACGCTGGGCGGCATGACGAGCGGACAAGAAATCGTGATAAAGACACATTTTAAGCCGACCCCATCGATATTTTTATCTCAGCCGACGCAAAACGTGCGCGGAGAGGACGTCATCTGCGAGCTGCGCGGACGGCACGATCCGTGTATCGGAGTGCGCGGCAGCGTCGTAGCCACCGCGATGGCAAGGCTCGTAACAGCCGATATGCTGCTTTTAAATTTGAGCGCAAATCTAGCAAATTTAAAGAAAATTTACGGCTAA
- the rnc gene encoding ribonuclease III: MRNLEEKLGYKFKDEKLLKTALTHKSVKGGANNERLEFLGDAVMDLVIGDYLFHKFSRLSEGDLSKLRAALVNEKSFAELAKYLNLGQLINISPAEEHNGGRAKASILSDAFEALMGAIYLESGFDAVRAASLKAFERCYPDINFDRMVKDYKTALQELTQARFAQIPKYVLVGSKGPDHKKEFEIALMLNEREISRAAGKSKKEAEQKAAKTALEILGEGK; encoded by the coding sequence ATGCGAAATTTGGAAGAGAAATTAGGATATAAATTTAAAGACGAAAAGCTGCTAAAAACCGCGCTCACGCACAAAAGCGTAAAGGGCGGTGCAAACAACGAAAGGCTCGAGTTTTTGGGCGATGCGGTGATGGATCTGGTGATCGGGGATTATCTTTTTCACAAATTTTCGCGCCTAAGCGAAGGCGATCTAAGCAAACTGCGCGCCGCGCTCGTAAACGAAAAAAGCTTTGCCGAGCTAGCTAAATATCTAAATTTGGGCCAACTCATCAATATCTCGCCGGCTGAGGAGCACAACGGCGGACGGGCAAAAGCCTCGATCCTATCGGACGCATTTGAGGCGCTAATGGGCGCGATCTATCTAGAAAGTGGCTTTGACGCCGTTCGCGCGGCTAGCCTAAAGGCCTTTGAGAGATGCTACCCCGATATAAATTTCGACCGCATGGTAAAAGACTACAAAACCGCGCTGCAAGAGCTCACTCAAGCGCGCTTTGCCCAGATACCAAAATACGTGCTGGTGGGCTCAAAAGGCCCCGATCATAAGAAGGAATTTGAGATCGCGCTGATGCTAAACGAGCGCGAGATCTCGCGAGCAGCGGGCAAGAGCAAAAAAGAAGCCGAGCAAAAAGCCGCTAAAACCGCGCTTGAGATTTTAGGAGAGGGCAAGTGA
- the rnhA gene encoding ribonuclease HI has product MKTVCLFSDGSCLDNPGPGGWAYILEYGEHKKTASGGQAHTTNNQMELRAAIEGLKALKQPCRVKLYTDSSYVANAVNAWLEGWVKKSFKNVKNVPLWQEYLSASEPHEVEAIWVKGHAGHPQNELCDEMAREQAVKIKNSLKGE; this is encoded by the coding sequence ATGAAAACAGTATGCCTTTTTAGCGACGGCTCGTGTCTGGACAACCCAGGACCCGGCGGCTGGGCGTACATCCTGGAGTACGGCGAACACAAAAAAACGGCAAGCGGCGGGCAGGCGCACACGACAAACAACCAAATGGAACTACGCGCTGCGATCGAGGGACTAAAGGCGCTCAAACAGCCCTGCCGCGTTAAACTCTACACCGATAGCTCATACGTCGCAAACGCCGTAAATGCGTGGCTAGAGGGCTGGGTGAAGAAAAGCTTTAAAAACGTAAAAAATGTCCCGCTGTGGCAGGAGTATCTAAGCGCAAGCGAGCCGCACGAGGTCGAGGCGATCTGGGTCAAAGGCCACGCCGGGCACCCGCAAAACGAGCTTTGCGACGAGATGGCGCGCGAGCAAGCCGTAAAGATAAAAAATAGCTTAAAAGGCGAATAA
- a CDS encoding tetratricopeptide repeat protein — translation MDIFFIEFRDPIFGLVVLVAAVLVIAVFSYAWGVFKSKDEKAEIAGFLKKFGKSQGLSDENKQLLINSGADTATMCFLAGTFSKSGYFEKAINVYAVALERAKNRAAKEQIFTDLGQTYFKAGFLERAKSVFLEALKISPRNQIALKSLTIIFEKLKDYGGALQALDALQELGEGVRAQTAYIKALQILSDKNRDESAKINEILALKDEFALVRRMAMERLNLSGSGLKDFSDFPPLENVLDLVYYQNTPVNLTDPEYKSLFFVKGMSDEDGAPLGFELEVLKKLKAADYDKAALSFNYVCKSCKNAFPMHFYRCPMCSELGSVQILPHITEKSDENSMPF, via the coding sequence TTGGATATATTTTTTATCGAATTTAGAGACCCGATTTTCGGCCTCGTGGTGCTAGTCGCCGCGGTGCTCGTGATCGCCGTTTTTAGCTATGCGTGGGGCGTTTTTAAGAGCAAGGACGAAAAGGCGGAGATCGCGGGATTTTTGAAAAAATTCGGCAAATCTCAAGGCCTGAGCGACGAAAACAAGCAGCTTTTGATAAACTCGGGCGCGGATACGGCTACGATGTGCTTTTTGGCGGGGACGTTTTCAAAAAGCGGATATTTTGAAAAGGCCATCAACGTCTATGCCGTAGCTTTAGAGCGGGCTAAAAACCGAGCGGCAAAGGAGCAAATTTTTACCGATCTGGGTCAGACTTATTTTAAGGCGGGCTTTCTAGAGCGCGCAAAAAGCGTCTTTTTAGAGGCGCTAAAAATCTCTCCGCGAAATCAAATCGCGCTAAAATCTCTAACGATAATTTTCGAAAAACTAAAAGATTATGGGGGCGCGCTACAGGCTTTGGACGCGTTGCAGGAGCTCGGCGAGGGCGTGAGGGCGCAGACGGCCTACATAAAGGCGCTGCAAATTTTATCGGATAAAAACAGAGACGAATCCGCTAAAATTAACGAAATTTTAGCCCTAAAGGACGAATTTGCGCTCGTGCGGCGTATGGCGATGGAGAGATTAAATTTAAGCGGCTCAGGACTTAAGGATTTTAGCGATTTTCCGCCGCTTGAGAACGTTTTGGATTTGGTTTATTATCAAAACACGCCCGTAAATTTAACCGATCCCGAGTATAAGAGCCTATTTTTCGTCAAAGGCATGAGCGACGAGGACGGTGCGCCGCTCGGTTTTGAGCTAGAGGTTTTAAAGAAGCTAAAAGCGGCCGACTACGACAAAGCCGCGCTTAGCTTTAACTACGTCTGCAAGAGCTGCAAAAACGCCTTTCCGATGCATTTTTACCGCTGTCCGATGTGTAGCGAACTAGGCAGCGTGCAAATTTTGCCTCACATCACGGAAAAATCCGATGAAAACAGTATGCCTTTTTAG
- the dnaG gene encoding DNA primase: protein MIDPKSIERLKAQTDIADIVGHYLPLKKSGANFVCVCPFHDDKNPSMSVSPSRGIFHCFSCKAGGDAIKFVMDYEKLSYPEAVEKIAGLQNFTLNYVRGGEPAKENKHILENANAFYRSLLYKTPAAVEYLYSRGITDELIDKFELGFAPESAQTIRLLQNEQIEPKEALEVGIVKQNENGIYASFINRITFPIYTHAGRLVGFGGRTISGNPAKYVNSPQSAVFDKSTLFYGYHLAKREIFTKNQIIITEGYLDVIMLHKAGFNNVVAVLGTALTTKHLPLLKRGEISVILCFDGDDAGINAATKSALLLAQNEIDGSVVIIEGGADPADMVVAGKIEYLRQIFESGTEIGEFYIRHLASGFDLSRPVQKQKALEAIQAFTSSLKPVVANSYAPLVAKILKIAEGSFWLTRGTNTQAAQERMQAYEMQNLRANSGRKDPLEIQILKTMIENESLKKFILENLKPDYFARHRAVYEAITAGADANDPSVREIIFEKYEAFKNEEEILQNLKFFKTRFYKNLYKKYSASQISLEEKQPILKKINEILKELKK, encoded by the coding sequence ATGATCGATCCAAAATCAATAGAAAGACTAAAAGCGCAAACCGATATCGCAGATATCGTCGGGCACTATCTGCCGCTTAAAAAAAGCGGCGCGAACTTCGTGTGCGTATGCCCGTTTCACGACGATAAAAACCCGAGCATGAGCGTGAGCCCGTCGCGCGGGATATTTCACTGCTTTTCGTGCAAAGCCGGCGGCGACGCGATCAAATTCGTGATGGACTACGAAAAGCTAAGCTACCCCGAAGCCGTCGAAAAGATCGCCGGACTGCAAAATTTCACGCTAAACTACGTGCGCGGCGGCGAACCGGCGAAGGAAAACAAGCACATCCTAGAAAACGCAAACGCCTTTTACCGCTCGCTGCTTTATAAAACGCCCGCGGCCGTAGAGTATTTGTATTCGCGCGGTATCACGGACGAGCTGATCGATAAATTTGAACTAGGTTTCGCGCCTGAGAGCGCGCAGACGATAAGGCTACTGCAAAACGAACAAATCGAGCCCAAAGAAGCCCTAGAAGTCGGCATCGTAAAGCAAAACGAAAACGGCATCTACGCTAGCTTCATAAACCGCATCACCTTTCCTATCTACACGCACGCGGGACGGCTCGTGGGCTTTGGCGGACGTACGATCAGCGGCAACCCCGCAAAATACGTAAATTCGCCCCAGTCCGCGGTTTTTGACAAGTCCACGCTTTTTTACGGCTACCACTTGGCAAAGCGCGAAATTTTCACCAAAAATCAAATCATAATCACCGAAGGCTACTTGGACGTCATCATGCTGCACAAGGCGGGCTTTAACAACGTCGTAGCGGTGCTTGGAACCGCTCTCACGACCAAGCATTTGCCGCTTTTAAAACGCGGCGAGATTAGCGTCATCTTGTGCTTTGACGGCGACGACGCGGGCATAAATGCCGCGACGAAGTCCGCCCTGCTGCTCGCGCAAAACGAAATCGACGGCAGCGTAGTCATTATTGAGGGCGGCGCAGACCCCGCAGATATGGTGGTAGCGGGCAAAATAGAGTATCTGCGTCAAATTTTTGAAAGCGGCACGGAGATCGGCGAATTTTACATCAGACATTTAGCTAGCGGCTTTGACCTCTCGCGCCCCGTACAAAAGCAAAAGGCGCTAGAAGCGATCCAGGCCTTTACCTCGAGTCTAAAACCCGTCGTCGCAAACTCCTACGCGCCGCTCGTGGCTAAAATTTTAAAGATAGCCGAGGGGTCGTTTTGGCTAACTAGAGGTACAAATACGCAAGCCGCTCAGGAGCGCATGCAAGCCTACGAAATGCAAAATTTACGGGCAAACTCGGGGCGCAAAGATCCGCTAGAAATCCAAATTTTAAAAACGATGATAGAAAACGAGAGTCTAAAAAAATTTATTTTAGAGAATTTAAAGCCAGATTATTTCGCGCGCCACAGGGCAGTCTACGAGGCGATAACAGCGGGAGCGGACGCGAACGATCCGTCCGTGCGCGAGATAATATTTGAAAAATACGAGGCGTTTAAAAACGAGGAGGAAATTTTACAAAACCTAAAATTTTTTAAAACAAGGTTTTACAAAAATTTATACAAAAAGTATTCGGCGTCGCAAATCTCGCTAGAAGAAAAGCAACCGATACTAAAAAAAATCAACGAAATTTTAAAGGAACTTAAAAAATGA